Proteins from one Mycobacterium sp. SMC-2 genomic window:
- the fadE29 gene encoding acyl-CoA dehydrogenase FadE29, with protein sequence MFIDLTPEQRQLQAELREYFSNLISSDEMKAMEQDRHNEAYRAVIRRMGRDGKLGVGWPKEFGGLGFGPIEQSIFVNEAHRADVPLPAVTLQTVGPVLQQFGSEAQKKKFLPAILAGEVHFAIGYTEPEAGTDLASLRTTAVRQGDEYIVNGQKIFTTGAHDADYIWLACRTDPEAVKHKGISILIVDTKDPGYSWTPIILSDGAHHTNATYYNDVRVPADMLVGEENGGWRLITTQLNNERVMLGPAGRTAGIYDRVHAWASKPGSDGVTPIDHADVKRALGEIHAMWRINELLNWQVAAAGEDINVADAASTKVFGTEKIQYIGRLAEEVVGKYGNPADSDTAELLRWLDSQTKRNLVITFGGGVNEVMREMIAAAGLKVPRVPR encoded by the coding sequence ATGTTCATAGACCTGACCCCGGAACAGCGTCAGCTGCAAGCGGAACTGCGGGAATACTTTTCGAACCTGATCTCCTCCGACGAGATGAAGGCGATGGAGCAAGATCGCCACAACGAGGCCTATCGTGCGGTGATCCGGCGGATGGGCCGGGACGGCAAGCTCGGCGTCGGGTGGCCAAAGGAGTTCGGCGGCTTGGGCTTCGGCCCGATCGAGCAGTCGATCTTCGTCAACGAGGCGCATCGGGCCGACGTGCCGCTGCCCGCGGTGACGTTGCAGACGGTCGGTCCCGTCCTGCAGCAGTTCGGCAGCGAGGCGCAGAAGAAGAAGTTCCTGCCGGCGATCCTGGCCGGCGAGGTGCACTTCGCGATCGGTTACACCGAGCCGGAGGCGGGCACCGACCTGGCTTCCCTGCGCACCACCGCCGTGCGCCAGGGCGACGAGTACATCGTCAACGGGCAGAAGATCTTCACCACCGGCGCCCATGACGCCGACTACATCTGGCTGGCCTGCCGCACGGATCCCGAAGCCGTGAAGCACAAGGGCATTTCGATCCTGATCGTCGACACCAAGGACCCTGGCTACTCCTGGACGCCGATCATCCTGTCCGATGGCGCCCACCACACCAACGCCACCTACTACAACGACGTGCGGGTGCCCGCCGACATGCTGGTCGGCGAGGAGAACGGCGGGTGGCGGCTGATCACCACCCAACTCAACAACGAACGGGTCATGCTGGGCCCCGCGGGCCGTACCGCCGGCATCTACGACCGGGTGCATGCCTGGGCGTCCAAGCCGGGTAGTGACGGGGTCACGCCCATCGACCACGCCGACGTCAAGCGGGCACTCGGTGAGATCCACGCGATGTGGCGGATCAACGAGCTGCTGAACTGGCAGGTGGCCGCCGCGGGTGAGGACATCAACGTGGCCGACGCGGCGTCGACGAAAGTCTTTGGCACGGAGAAGATTCAGTACATCGGCCGACTCGCCGAGGAGGTCGTCGGCAAGTACGGTAATCCCGCAGACTCGGATACCGCCGAGCTGCTTCGCTGGCTGGACTCGCAAACCAAGCGCAACCTGGTGATCACCTTCGGTGGAGGCGTGAACGAAGTCATGCGGGAAATGATCGCGGCCGCGGGCCTCAAAGTGCCGAGGGTGCCACGGTGA
- a CDS encoding lipid-transfer protein yields the protein MLSGKAAIAGIGATDFSKDSGRSELRLAAEAVLDALDDAGLSPSDVDGLTTFTMDTNNETAVARAVGIGDLKFFSQIGYGGGAACATVQQAALAVATGVAEVVVAYRAFNERSGMRFGQVQTRLAGDARAQADSTAADNAFSYPHGLSTPAAQVAMIAQRYMHLSGATSRDFGVISVADRKHAAKNPKAYFYEKPITIEDHQNSRWIAEPLRLLDCCQETDGAVAIVVTSVERARDLKQRPAVIEAASQGSSPDQYTMVSYYRPELGLPEMGVVGQQLWQQSGLQPSDIQTAILYDHFTPFTLIQLEELGFCGKGEAKDFIADGAIEVGGRLPINTHGGQLGEAYIHGMNGIAEGVRQLRGTSVNPVPDVEHVLVTAGTGVPTSGLILG from the coding sequence ATGCTCTCCGGTAAAGCGGCGATCGCCGGAATCGGCGCCACCGACTTCTCGAAGGACTCCGGTCGAAGCGAGCTGCGGTTGGCGGCCGAGGCGGTGCTGGACGCCCTGGACGACGCCGGTCTTTCGCCGTCGGATGTCGACGGGCTGACCACCTTCACGATGGACACCAACAACGAGACCGCGGTCGCGCGCGCGGTCGGCATCGGTGACCTGAAGTTCTTCTCGCAGATCGGCTACGGCGGCGGCGCCGCGTGCGCGACCGTCCAGCAGGCGGCGCTCGCCGTCGCCACCGGGGTGGCCGAGGTCGTGGTGGCGTACCGGGCGTTCAACGAACGGTCGGGCATGCGGTTCGGTCAGGTGCAGACCCGACTGGCCGGAGATGCCCGCGCACAGGCCGATTCGACCGCGGCGGACAATGCGTTCTCCTACCCGCACGGGCTCTCGACCCCGGCCGCGCAGGTCGCCATGATCGCCCAGCGCTACATGCACCTGTCCGGTGCGACCAGTCGCGACTTCGGTGTCATCTCGGTGGCCGACCGCAAGCACGCCGCCAAGAACCCGAAGGCCTACTTCTACGAGAAGCCGATAACCATTGAGGACCACCAGAATTCGCGGTGGATCGCCGAGCCGCTGCGGCTGCTGGACTGCTGCCAGGAAACCGACGGCGCGGTCGCGATCGTGGTGACGTCCGTGGAGCGCGCGCGGGACCTCAAGCAGCGGCCGGCCGTCATCGAGGCGGCGTCGCAGGGCTCGAGCCCCGACCAATACACGATGGTCAGTTACTACCGGCCGGAACTGGGTCTGCCCGAGATGGGCGTGGTGGGTCAGCAGCTGTGGCAGCAATCCGGCCTGCAGCCCTCCGACATCCAGACCGCCATCCTGTACGACCACTTCACCCCCTTCACGCTGATTCAGTTGGAGGAGTTGGGGTTCTGCGGCAAGGGCGAGGCCAAGGACTTCATCGCCGACGGCGCAATCGAGGTTGGTGGCCGGCTGCCCATCAACACGCATGGCGGGCAACTCGGCGAGGCCTACATCCACGGGATGAACGGGATCGCCGAGGGCGTGCGGCAATTGCGCGGCACCTCGGTGAACCCGGTCCCCGACGTCGAGCACGTCCTCGTCACCGCGGGAACCGGTGTGCCGACCTCGGGCCTCATCCTCGGCTAA
- a CDS encoding cytochrome P450 has protein sequence MAPPNIPADFDFLDPDVNLAGLPVEELAWLRKAEPIHWVEIPNGAGGFEDHGYWIVTKHADVKEVSRRSDVFSSWMNGAIPTWPPEMKREQVELQRSVMLNMDAPHHTRLRKIISRGFTPRAIGRLEAELAQRAQNIAKTAASEGSGDFVEQVACELPLQAIAGLLGVPQEDRDKLFRWSNEMTGGTDPEYADVDPAQSSMELITYAMAMAAERNQNPTDDIVTTLIQADIDGEKLSDDEFGFFVVMLAVAGNETTRNSITHGMIAFANNPDQWELFKKERPSTAADEIIRWATPVSAFQRTASEDTELSGVRIKKGERVVMSYRSANFDEEVFDDPHTFNILRDPNPHVGFGGTGAHYCIGANLARMTINLIFNAVADHMPDLEPIGEPERLRSGWLNGIKHWQVDYTRKAAVTS, from the coding sequence ATGGCACCCCCCAACATCCCCGCCGACTTCGACTTTCTCGATCCTGACGTCAACCTCGCAGGGTTGCCAGTCGAGGAACTCGCCTGGCTGCGCAAGGCGGAGCCGATCCACTGGGTCGAGATCCCCAACGGCGCGGGTGGCTTCGAGGACCACGGATATTGGATCGTCACCAAGCACGCCGACGTCAAGGAGGTGTCGAGGCGCAGCGACGTCTTCTCGAGCTGGATGAACGGCGCCATCCCCACATGGCCGCCGGAGATGAAGCGTGAGCAGGTCGAACTGCAGCGCAGCGTCATGCTCAACATGGACGCACCCCATCACACCCGGCTGCGCAAGATCATCTCCCGCGGGTTCACGCCCCGGGCCATCGGGCGGCTGGAAGCGGAACTGGCCCAGCGCGCCCAGAACATCGCCAAGACCGCGGCGTCCGAGGGCAGCGGCGACTTCGTCGAGCAGGTGGCGTGCGAGCTGCCGTTGCAAGCCATCGCGGGCCTGCTCGGGGTTCCGCAGGAGGATCGCGACAAGCTCTTCCGCTGGTCCAACGAGATGACCGGCGGCACCGACCCCGAGTACGCCGACGTCGATCCCGCGCAATCCTCGATGGAACTGATCACGTACGCCATGGCGATGGCCGCGGAGCGAAACCAGAATCCCACCGACGACATCGTCACCACGCTCATCCAGGCCGACATCGACGGCGAAAAGCTTTCCGATGACGAGTTCGGCTTCTTCGTGGTCATGCTCGCTGTGGCCGGCAACGAGACCACGCGCAACTCGATCACCCACGGCATGATCGCTTTTGCCAACAACCCCGATCAGTGGGAGCTCTTCAAGAAGGAGCGCCCGTCGACCGCCGCCGACGAGATCATCCGCTGGGCCACCCCGGTTTCCGCCTTCCAGCGCACCGCCAGCGAGGACACCGAGTTGTCCGGCGTGCGGATCAAGAAGGGTGAGCGGGTGGTGATGTCTTACCGGTCGGCCAACTTCGACGAAGAGGTCTTCGACGACCCGCACACGTTCAACATCCTGCGCGACCCGAATCCCCATGTCGGTTTCGGCGGGACGGGCGCCCACTACTGCATCGGCGCGAACCTGGCCCGCATGACCATCAACCTGATCTTCAACGCGGTCGCCGATCACATGCCGGACCTCGAGCCGATCGGTGAGCCCGAGCGGCTGCGGTCGGGCTGGCTCAACGGGATCAAGCATTGGCAGGTGGACTACACCCGCAAGGCGGCGGTGACGTCCTGA
- a CDS encoding MaoC family dehydratase: protein MSAPAIQVGTVLPELKLHGDPTFIISTALATRDFQDVHHDRDLAQAKGSKDIFVNILTDTGLVQRYVTDWAGPSALIKSIGLRLGVPWYAYDTVTFSGEVTAVDDGLITVKVFGRNSLGDHVIATVTLTMGDS from the coding sequence ATGAGCGCACCCGCCATCCAAGTCGGCACCGTCCTGCCTGAGCTGAAGCTGCACGGCGACCCGACCTTCATCATCTCGACGGCCCTGGCGACGCGGGACTTTCAGGACGTGCACCATGACCGCGATCTGGCGCAGGCCAAGGGGTCGAAGGACATCTTCGTCAACATCCTGACCGACACCGGGCTGGTGCAGCGCTACGTCACCGACTGGGCGGGACCCTCCGCGCTGATCAAGTCCATCGGGCTGCGGCTCGGCGTGCCGTGGTACGCCTACGACACGGTGACCTTCTCCGGCGAGGTGACCGCCGTGGACGACGGCCTCATCACGGTGAAGGTGTTCGGGCGCAACAGCCTTGGCGACCACGTCATCGCGACCGTGACGCTCACGATGGGGGACTCCTGA
- a CDS encoding acyl-CoA dehydrogenase family protein — MDFDLTATQQAVADVVTSVLDRELSWDAMVNGGVTALPVPERLGGDGVGLLEVATVLTEVGRHGAVTPALATLGFGVLPLLDLASDEQQDRILAGVAKGGVLTAALNEPGTALPDRPTTAFAGGRLSGTKVGVAYASSADWIVVTADNAVVVVSPTADGVQLVRTPTSNGSDEYTVTFADVAVADSDVLAGATAHRVNQLALAAIGAYADGLVAGALRLTADYVANRKQFGKPLSTFQTVAAQLAEVYIASRTIDLAAKSVAWRLSEGRDADDDLDVLGYWITSQAPPVMQLCHHLHGGMGMDITYPMHRYYSTVKDLTRLLGGPSHRLDLVAIASAAKPGAAGRHAENLVGAQCS; from the coding sequence ATGGACTTCGACCTCACTGCGACGCAACAGGCCGTCGCCGATGTGGTGACGTCAGTTCTGGACCGGGAGCTCAGCTGGGATGCAATGGTCAACGGGGGCGTGACGGCGCTGCCGGTGCCCGAGCGTCTCGGCGGCGACGGCGTCGGCCTGCTCGAGGTCGCCACGGTGCTGACCGAGGTCGGTCGCCACGGCGCCGTCACGCCGGCGCTGGCCACGCTCGGCTTCGGCGTGCTGCCGCTGCTCGACCTGGCCTCCGACGAACAGCAGGACCGGATTTTGGCCGGTGTCGCCAAGGGCGGCGTGCTGACGGCCGCGCTCAACGAGCCCGGCACCGCCCTGCCCGATCGACCGACGACCGCCTTCGCGGGTGGCCGCCTGTCGGGCACCAAAGTCGGTGTCGCATATGCCTCGTCGGCGGACTGGATCGTCGTGACCGCCGACAACGCGGTGGTCGTGGTGTCGCCGACGGCCGACGGCGTCCAGCTGGTTCGGACGCCGACATCGAACGGCTCCGACGAGTACACGGTGACGTTCGCAGACGTCGCGGTCGCTGACTCCGACGTGCTCGCGGGCGCGACGGCGCACCGGGTCAATCAGCTGGCGCTGGCGGCCATCGGCGCCTACGCCGACGGGCTGGTGGCCGGGGCGCTGCGCCTCACCGCGGACTACGTGGCCAACCGCAAGCAATTCGGCAAACCGCTTTCGACGTTCCAGACCGTGGCCGCCCAACTCGCCGAGGTCTACATCGCTTCGCGCACCATCGATTTGGCGGCGAAGTCCGTCGCTTGGCGGCTGTCCGAAGGACGGGACGCCGACGACGACCTGGATGTCCTCGGCTACTGGATCACCTCGCAGGCGCCGCCGGTGATGCAGCTCTGCCACCACCTGCACGGCGGCATGGGCATGGACATCACCTATCCGATGCACCGGTACTACTCCACTGTCAAAGACCTGACCCGGCTGCTGGGCGGGCCTTCTCATCGTCTCGACCTCGTGGCGATCGCAAGCGCGGCGAAGCCGGGCGCAGCGGGTCGCCACGCAGAGAATCTGGTTGGGGCGCAATGTTCATAG
- a CDS encoding bifunctional MaoC family dehydratase N-terminal/OB-fold nucleic acid binding domain-containing protein yields MTDIQEAIAEIKAAGDPKPRSGRDPVNQPMINNWVEAIGDSNPIYVDEAAARAVGHPGIVAPPAMIQVWTMFGLGGERPKDDPMGPIMELFDNAGYIGVVATNCEQTYHRYLQPGEHVSITSEMGDVVGPKQTALGEGWFINQHIIWRVGDEDVAEMNWRILKFKPRSESETSQVPADLDPDAMMRPASSRDTAFFWEGVNAHELRIQRRPGGSLQHPPVPAVWQDKAAPIDYVVASGKGTVFSFVVHHAPKVPGRTLPFVIALVELDEGVRMLGELRGVDPAKVKIGMPVRATYIDFPAGPAGPEWTLYAWEPAA; encoded by the coding sequence GTGACCGATATTCAGGAAGCGATCGCCGAGATCAAGGCGGCGGGCGACCCCAAGCCGCGCTCCGGCCGCGATCCGGTGAACCAGCCGATGATCAACAACTGGGTGGAGGCCATCGGCGATAGCAACCCCATCTACGTCGACGAGGCCGCCGCACGAGCCGTCGGACACCCGGGAATTGTCGCCCCGCCGGCCATGATTCAGGTGTGGACCATGTTCGGCCTGGGCGGGGAGCGTCCGAAGGACGACCCGATGGGCCCCATCATGGAGTTATTCGACAACGCCGGCTACATCGGCGTGGTCGCCACCAACTGCGAACAGACCTATCACCGCTACCTGCAGCCCGGTGAACACGTCAGCATCACCTCGGAGATGGGTGACGTGGTCGGGCCCAAGCAGACCGCACTGGGCGAGGGCTGGTTCATCAACCAGCACATCATCTGGCGCGTCGGAGACGAAGACGTCGCCGAGATGAATTGGCGCATCTTGAAATTCAAGCCGCGCTCGGAGTCTGAGACGTCCCAGGTGCCCGCTGACCTCGATCCCGACGCCATGATGCGTCCGGCGTCGTCGCGCGACACCGCCTTCTTCTGGGAGGGCGTCAACGCACACGAGCTGAGGATCCAGCGCCGGCCCGGCGGCAGCCTGCAGCACCCGCCCGTGCCGGCGGTGTGGCAGGACAAAGCCGCCCCGATCGACTACGTGGTGGCCAGCGGCAAGGGCACCGTGTTCAGCTTTGTCGTGCACCATGCCCCGAAGGTGCCCGGCCGTACGCTGCCGTTCGTCATCGCTTTGGTGGAGCTCGACGAGGGCGTGCGAATGCTGGGCGAGTTGCGCGGGGTGGACCCCGCCAAGGTGAAAATCGGAATGCCGGTCCGCGCAACCTATATCGACTTCCCGGCCGGCCCCGCCGGCCCCGAGTGGACCCTGTATGCCTGGGAGCCCGCGGCATGA